TCATGGCGAGATGACCTCGAACCGAGTCAAGACGCTAATCAGTCAATGCCGCAAGGCACAAAAGGTCGAAGCATCATGAGCAAGCTTAAGTCGACGACAGAACTGAAGAGCCTTCAGGAGAAACTCGGCAAGACGCAACACCGTGACCGGCCGACTATCGTCGTTTCCTCAGGTACGTGCGGACGGTCGCGCGGCTCGAGCCAGGTCTACGCGGCCTTCGAGGCCGGCATCAAGGATCGCGGCCTTGCGGACAAGGTGAACCTGCGCGACAGCGGTTGTCACGGGTTCTGTCAGGCTGAACCGAACGTGGTCGTGTATCCAGGAGAGGTCTTCTACGCCAACTTGAAGCCGGAAGATGCGGCCACAATCCTCGATGAAACCGTCGGCAAGGGCCAGGTTGTTGACCGCTTGCTCTATGCAGACCCGGGCAGCGGCAAGAAGGCGGCTAAGCTCGGCGACGTACCGTTCTACACGAAGCAGAAGCGCCTTATCTCGGGCCGCAACATACTACTGGACCCGACGCGAATCGAGGACTATCTGGCGATCGGCGGCTATTCCGGGCTGGCGAAGGCGCTGAGCATGGAACCGAAGGCCGTGACCGAGGAGGTTGTGAAGTCCGGTCTTCGCGGCCGCGGCGGAGGTGGGTTCCCCACCGGGCTCAAATGGCAGCGGCTGGGGCAGGGCACGCCCAAGTACGTCATCTGCAACGCGGACGAAGGAGACCCGGGCGCCTACATGGACCGGGGACTGCTCGAGGGCAATCCCCACAGCGTACTCGAAGGTATGGTCATCGGTGCCTTCGCGGTCGGCGCGACAGAAGGTGTGATGTACGTACGGACCGAGTATCCGCTCGCCGTGACCAACGTGACCCGGGCGATAGAGCAGGCGCGGGAACTCGGGCTTCTGGGCGAAAACATCCTGGGCAGCGGTTTCAGCTTCGACATCACCATCGCCCGCGGTGCGGGCGCGTTCGTCTGCGGCGAGGAGACGGCGTTGATCGCCTCCATCGAAGGCCGGATCGGGGAGCCGCGCCAGCGGCCGCCCTATCCAAGCGAGAAGGGTCTCTGGGGTAAGCCGACGATTGTGAACAACGTCGAAACCTGGGCCAGCGTGCCGATTGTTGTCGAACACGGCGGCGAGAAGTTCGCGTCCATCGGCACCAAGGGCAGCAAGGGCACGAAGATCTTCTCGCTGGTCGGCAAGGTCAACAACACCGGGTTGGTTGAGGTGCCGATGGGCACTACACTGCGGGAGGTGATCTTCGACACCGGCGGAGGGATCCCGGATGGACGCAAGTTCAAGGCGGTACAGATCGGCGGTCCGTCGGGCGGCTGCCTGCCGGCGGACAAACTGGACCTGCCGGTGGACTACGAGAGCCTGACCGCTGCAGGCGCGATGATGGGTTCGGGCGGCATGATCGTCATGGACGAGACCACGTGCATGGTGGACATCGCGAAGTACTTCCTCAACTTCCTTCAGGAAGAGTCGTGCGGCAAGTGCTTCTCGTGCCGCGAAGGCACACAGCGGATGTACGAAGTCGTGGACCGCATCACCCAAGGTAATGGGCGTGCGGATGATCTCGCTCTGCTCGAGGAGCTGGCCACAATGGTCAAGGACGCCTCGATGTGCGGACTCGGGCGGACCGCCGGGAATCCGGTGCTGTCCACGCTTGCGAACTTCCGCGGCGAGTACGAGGCTCACGTTCTGGAGAAGAAGTGTCCTGCCGGCGTGTGCAAGGCACTGATTCACTATCGGATTCTCGTGGACAAGTGCACGGGTTGCATGGCGTGTGCCAAAGCCTGTCCGCAGAAGGTGATCAGTGGCGAGAAGAAGCAGCCCCACCGGATCGATCAGAGCGGCTGCATCAAGTGCGGCATCTGCAAGGACTCCTGCAAGTTCGACGCAGTAGTCGTTGAGTAGGGAGCAAACAATGCCCATAGTAGAAATCAACGGAGTCTCGATTGAACTCGAGAAAGGAACGACGGTTCTCGAGGCCGCGAAGTTCCTCGGGGTCAACATCCCGACTCTCTGCCATGACGACGGGCTGACCGCGTACGGCGCGTGCAGGCTGTGCGTGGTCGAGGTCGAGTCAGGCGGAAGGACGCAGGTCGTTTCGGCCTGTACCTACCCGATCGAGGATGGTCTCAAGGTGCGGACCCACTCTCGGCGAATCATGGGTATTCGCCGACTGCTTATCGAGATGTACCTGGCGACGTGTCCGTCGTCAAAGACCATCCAGGACATCGCCTCAAAGTGGGGCGTCAGTCAGTGCCGACTCAAAGTGAAGCACGAAGACTGCGTTCTGTGCGGGTTGTGCGTGCGGATGTGCGCCCAGCAGATGGCCGCCAAGGCGATCGGATTCGTCGGCCGCGGTCGGAAGCGACGTATAACGACGCCGTTTGACGAGCGGTCGGAGGTGTGCCGTCTCTGCGGTGCCTGCATGTACATCTGCCCGGTCTGTCAGGCCCGGTGCCAGGGGCCCCAGGAGGAATCGGCGGTCTGTAGCGCCTGTGTGGCGTGTGAGCCGCCGTGCCTGGTTCCGTTCGACGACATGAAGTGTTACATGGACCCCTGCGCCTGGTGCGAGCAGGAGACCAAGACCAAGCTGTTAGCAGAAGCCAAAACCAAGCAATAAGGAGGATTTCCTTGGGTACTCTTACCAGACTCAATGCCTCGGCCGCAACCCTAACAAAGAACCGGACCGAGGAGTCCCGCACCCACCTGAGCGGGATGTGCGTTACCTGCGTCGACGGGTGTGTCGGTATGTGCGAAATCGGCAAGTCCGCCTATCGCGGACACGAGTGCATCTACCCGCAGCCGTTCGGCATCATCACCGCGGCGTCCGAGAAGGACTACCCGGTTGACTATTCGCACTTCACGATTCTCGGAACCGCGGTCGGCGCGCATGGTATCGAGGCCAGTTCGGACAAGGCGGTCTTCCCGAACGTGGTTCTCGAACAGAAGTTCGGGCATGACAAGGGCATCAAGGTCAAGTTGCCGATTGCCATCGGCGGCATGGGCTCGACCAATGTGGCCGCGATCAACTGGGAAGGTCTGGCCGGCGGCGCCGCCATCTCGGGCGTAATCCTGACCGTGGGCGAGAACGTCTGCGGCATGGACCCGAAGTCCGAGATCAAGAACGGCCGGGTTGTGAGCTCCCCGGAGTTGAAGCGGAGAGTCGACCTGTTCCGCAAGTGGCAGCGCGACGGGTACGGCGAGGTCGTGGTCCAGTCCAATGTTGAGGATACCACGCTCGGTACTCTCGAGTATGCAATCGAGAAGCTCGGGGTCAGGATCGTTGAGCTGAAGTGGGGACAGGGCGCCAAGGACATCGGCGGCGAAGTCAAGATCAAGGATCTCAAGAAGGCCCAGATGCTCTACGAGCGGGGCTACGTGGTGTTGCCCAATCCCACCGACCCGGACGTCATCAAGGCCTTCGAGAGTGGGTCGTTCAAAGAGTTCGAGCGGCACTCCCGCGTCGGGATGGTCACGGAGCAGTCGTTCATGGAGCGCGTGGCCCAGCTCCGCAAGGCCGGAGCCAAGTACGTGTTCCTGAAGACCGGAGCTTACCGGCCGGCCGACCTGGCCCGGGCCGTGAAGTTCGCATCCAAGGCCAAGCTGGACATGCTCACCGTGGACGGCGCCGGCGGCGGTACCGGAATGAGCCCGTGGCGGATGATGAACGAGTGGGGTGTTCCGCCAGTTGAGCTCCATTCGCTTCTCTATCAGTACTGCGCTGCGCTGGCTCAGAAGGGAGAGCATATCCCGATGATTGCGCCGGCCGGCGGGTTCACCTTCGAGGACCATATGTTCAAAGCACTGGCGTTGTGCGCGCCGTACGCCGGCATGGTTGCGATGGCCCGCGGGCCGCTTTGCGCGGCAATG
This genomic window from candidate division WOR-3 bacterium contains:
- a CDS encoding 4Fe-4S dicluster domain-containing protein, producing MSKLKSTTELKSLQEKLGKTQHRDRPTIVVSSGTCGRSRGSSQVYAAFEAGIKDRGLADKVNLRDSGCHGFCQAEPNVVVYPGEVFYANLKPEDAATILDETVGKGQVVDRLLYADPGSGKKAAKLGDVPFYTKQKRLISGRNILLDPTRIEDYLAIGGYSGLAKALSMEPKAVTEEVVKSGLRGRGGGGFPTGLKWQRLGQGTPKYVICNADEGDPGAYMDRGLLEGNPHSVLEGMVIGAFAVGATEGVMYVRTEYPLAVTNVTRAIEQARELGLLGENILGSGFSFDITIARGAGAFVCGEETALIASIEGRIGEPRQRPPYPSEKGLWGKPTIVNNVETWASVPIVVEHGGEKFASIGTKGSKGTKIFSLVGKVNNTGLVEVPMGTTLREVIFDTGGGIPDGRKFKAVQIGGPSGGCLPADKLDLPVDYESLTAAGAMMGSGGMIVMDETTCMVDIAKYFLNFLQEESCGKCFSCREGTQRMYEVVDRITQGNGRADDLALLEELATMVKDASMCGLGRTAGNPVLSTLANFRGEYEAHVLEKKCPAGVCKALIHYRILVDKCTGCMACAKACPQKVISGEKKQPHRIDQSGCIKCGICKDSCKFDAVVVE
- a CDS encoding FMN-binding glutamate synthase family protein: MCVTCVDGCVGMCEIGKSAYRGHECIYPQPFGIITAASEKDYPVDYSHFTILGTAVGAHGIEASSDKAVFPNVVLEQKFGHDKGIKVKLPIAIGGMGSTNVAAINWEGLAGGAAISGVILTVGENVCGMDPKSEIKNGRVVSSPELKRRVDLFRKWQRDGYGEVVVQSNVEDTTLGTLEYAIEKLGVRIVELKWGQGAKDIGGEVKIKDLKKAQMLYERGYVVLPNPTDPDVIKAFESGSFKEFERHSRVGMVTEQSFMERVAQLRKAGAKYVFLKTGAYRPADLARAVKFASKAKLDMLTVDGAGGGTGMSPWRMMNEWGVPPVELHSLLYQYCAALAQKGEHIPMIAPAGGFTFEDHMFKALALCAPYAGMVAMARGPLCAAMVGKTIGIKVQQGDIPVYIERFGNTAKEIFVTTPELRKHYGADFDALPTGAIGVYTYFERLAQGLRQLMAGERKFNLSVMSRDDIASLTPECAKVSGIPHIMDVDKAESEAIING